One genomic segment of Helianthus annuus cultivar XRQ/B chromosome 14, HanXRQr2.0-SUNRISE, whole genome shotgun sequence includes these proteins:
- the LOC110907867 gene encoding probable pectinesterase/pectinesterase inhibitor 33, which yields MTMKVTLFICLIITFIFFCSSKTTTTGTINWWCTQTPYNQTCNHYVAEGKNSTATVSINQFLDITVNAAEEEARVVLKRAQGIEATYPNPPEKTLWHSCVDDFDEAVFTLNMVLDHTHQPSPDDILTWISDSVTDVDMCEEEFENMNITTTMLPALTTNLTQLLLNSLAISVAINGGNPPGLNEMEV from the coding sequence ATGACTATGAAGGTTACTCTCTTCATATGCCTTATCATAACATTCATCTTCTTTTGCTCATCCAAAACCACCACCACTGGCACCATAAATTGGTGGTGCACTCAAACCCCATACAACCAAACATGTAATCACTACGTTGCCGAGGGTAAGAACTCCACCGCGACCGTATCTATAAACCAGTTCCTAGACATAACTGTAAATGCGGCCGAAGAAGAAGCACGTGTGGTCCTCAAACGCGCCCAAGGGATCGAGGCCACTTACCCAAATCCTCCAGAAAAAACCTTATGGCATAGTTGTGTTGACGACTTTGATGAAGCCGTGTTCACACTTAACATGGTCCTTGACCACACCCACCAACCCAGCCCAGATGACATATTGACGTGGATAAGTGATAGTGTAACCGACGTTGACATGTGCGAAGAAGAGTTCGAGAATATGAACATAACCACCACCATGTTACCCGCACTAACCACCAATTTAACACAACTACTACTCAACTCTTTGGCTATTAGTGTTGCTATCAATGGTGGTAATCCTCCTGGGTTGAATGAAATGGAGGTTTAG